The proteins below come from a single Gordonia pseudamarae genomic window:
- a CDS encoding acyl-CoA dehydrogenase family protein, giving the protein MAHEVHKRIEEASAEFASLAETNERLGKLSDRTAELLRQTGVIRMLQPTDFGGYAAEPREFAEAVMAIAAADPAAGWVAGVVGVHPWELAQMDRRLQEEIWGEDPDTWVASPYMPNGVADPIDGDNFVLSGRWPFSSGSDHCKWDFLGSLKGDGSGTNMPVLPPEVMHVVIPRKDYQLIDDSWDVVGLSGTGSKDVVVDKAVVPAYRTVTQEDISNGVAAERSGRPEALYKLSFGVMFPLGITAATIGICEGALAHHYEIQKNRVSATGVLAKDDPYILRAAAEAASEIESARIQLIEGISRIHDKIAAGGEPTLQERSNQRRNQVRCAWRAVSALDEIFARSGGGAIRKSSPMQRHWRDAHVGLQHMIHTEGAVFHANSLHNLGLETPQGMIVVV; this is encoded by the coding sequence ATGGCACACGAAGTACACAAGCGCATCGAGGAGGCGAGCGCCGAGTTCGCTTCCCTCGCCGAGACGAACGAGCGCCTTGGCAAGTTGAGCGATCGGACAGCCGAACTGCTCCGGCAGACCGGTGTGATCCGGATGCTTCAGCCCACCGACTTCGGTGGTTACGCCGCCGAGCCCCGGGAATTCGCCGAGGCCGTGATGGCGATCGCCGCGGCCGACCCCGCGGCGGGCTGGGTCGCCGGTGTGGTGGGCGTGCACCCGTGGGAGCTCGCGCAGATGGATCGCAGGCTTCAGGAAGAGATCTGGGGCGAGGACCCGGACACCTGGGTGGCCTCCCCCTACATGCCCAACGGCGTCGCCGACCCGATCGACGGCGACAACTTCGTACTCAGCGGCCGCTGGCCGTTCTCCTCCGGGTCCGATCACTGCAAGTGGGACTTCCTCGGTTCGCTCAAGGGCGACGGTTCGGGCACCAATATGCCGGTGCTGCCGCCGGAGGTGATGCACGTGGTGATCCCGCGCAAGGACTACCAGCTGATCGACGATTCGTGGGACGTGGTGGGTCTGTCGGGCACCGGCAGCAAGGATGTCGTCGTCGACAAGGCGGTGGTTCCCGCCTACCGCACCGTCACCCAGGAGGACATCTCCAACGGTGTGGCGGCCGAGCGGTCCGGTCGGCCCGAGGCGCTGTACAAGCTCTCGTTCGGCGTGATGTTCCCGCTCGGTATCACCGCGGCCACCATCGGCATCTGCGAGGGAGCCCTCGCCCACCACTACGAGATCCAGAAGAACCGGGTGTCGGCCACGGGCGTGCTGGCCAAGGACGACCCGTACATCCTGCGGGCCGCCGCCGAGGCCGCGTCCGAGATCGAGTCGGCACGCATCCAGCTCATCGAGGGCATCAGCCGGATCCACGACAAGATCGCCGCCGGCGGCGAGCCGACGCTGCAGGAACGTTCCAACCAGCGCCGCAACCAGGTTCGCTGCGCATGGCGCGCGGTCTCGGCACTCGACGAGATCTTCGCGCGCTCCGGTGGCGGCGCGATCCGCAAGTCCAGCCCGATGCAGCGTCACTGGCGCGACGCCCACGTCGGCCTACAACACATGATCCACACCGAAGGTGCCGTGTTCCATGCAAACTCGCTGCACAACCTGGGCCTGGAGACACCGCAGGGGATGATCGTCGTCGTCTGA